The sequence below is a genomic window from Monodelphis domestica isolate mMonDom1 chromosome 2, mMonDom1.pri, whole genome shotgun sequence.
GGTAACAATTTTGTTTGGCtgaataaattttatttgtaaacaGTATTAGGGCTAAATTGGGGGTTTTCCACTCAAGGGAATGAGTCATTGAAATTAATTAGGCCAGATTTggaaggattctgggaaatgaggAGCCTTCAGCTGACATCTTGACTGCCAACTGTGCTGTTCTAATCCTTGTCCCTTTTCTTTCCTATAGTCTCCGGGTCCGTGGCCAGCACACCAAGACTACAGGCCGCAGGGGTCGCACTGTGGGTGTGTCCAAGAAGAAGTAATCATCCTCACTGGCCTTGTCTATTAATAAATAGTTTATATCAAATTTGTTCAAGTGTCTGGTTTCTGTCCTTTCTCAGTTTGTGACTTTTGGGTTCAGTGAATAATAAAACACCTGCACCTGATGATGCATTCATTTTTGGCCATTACAAGTAAAATGCTCAAAATCCCAATAGTAGCTGTTTTAAAGCAAAGCACATGaacccagaatggttggactctACTTTTATTTAACCAGTCTCCCATGCTTCAGCTCTGCCCAAACGAAAGGATCCTAGATTAATAGGTTACCCTCCTTGAGCTTGCTAATTAGTTGAGAAGTGGAGCACGTGGGACGGTTTGGCAGCCGGCCCAAGGCTTTCCTTCCTGGATTGGCCATGGCCCTGAAGGTGAGGGGGCACACCCAGGCTGAGACTTCCTGCCTGGACTTGCAGTTTGGGAAAATGTCATAGGGGTGGAGTCGGGTCTCGGTGAAAAGGAAGCAGGGGTGGGACCTTTCTCGCCCCCACCTTCCCGATCTCAACAACTTGGCTGAGCAACGAGACTGAAAAAGGCCGGAACCCTTCCGAGTTGAAGGGGCTCAAGGAGGTGAGGACCTTGGGCTCCGGGTTCGGCGCGTACAGAAAAAGTGTGGGAAGGCATCTTGGCTGGGCCGGGCTGGGCAGGGCTGGGCTGGGCCGggccggggaggggggggggggttcggGAGCCTGGCGACCATTCGTAGGGAATCCCAGCACAGCCTCGGCTGTACAGAGGAGCCGGCCCCCAGATGTAGAGATATCCAAGGACACGTTGACATCCAACGGAGGTGGGAGACCGGACCTCGCGGCTCCCGCACGGGGAGAAAGCGAATGGGAGGGGACAGGCGCCCCGCCCCGCCCTCCTCAGTCCTGGCGAGGAATAGCGCGAAGGGGGCCCGGCGGGAGACGGGAAGGGACCACCCAAACCTAGacggaaagagggagggggaatggAGATAGAGCGGGGAGCCCGGCGCCATCAAGAGCTCTGCTGATCTAAGGCAGAGGGAGATTGCTGACAGCAGGCcgactgggggggagggggagttagAAGGCGGGGCCAGGGGGATGACGGCGAGAAGAGGCGTGTGCACGCAACTGATAATCGGCGCAACCATGGAGCTAGGATTTGGGGCGTCAGGGTGCTGCAGACAAGGTAACCCCCTCCGGGTGGCCCCCTTGTCCCCagctccctttcttcccctccctctcccagccCTTCACCATCTTGGTGTCTGTCAGTCCGCTCCTCCATCCTCTGAAATCAGCATCCTCAGTTCCAttgccccaccccccactcctaccttcttttttccCAGTCCACCTCCCAGAGCAGGAGCTGACAAGGAGGATGCTGGGGTCTCCGAGGGGCAGCTAGAATGAAGGATGATGAGCTAGGGCTGCCTAGGAGGGCAGCCAGGACCGAGATGACTATCTAGTGGGTGCCTTTGCCTGTTTCAACTCTAATCTACTCTTCTTGCTCTCCATTTCTCTGTTCCCAGGTCACAACCAAATCTGAATCTATGCACCCTACCATGTCCTTCTGCCTTCACCCGCGCTGCATTCTCCTGGCAGCTGTGACATTCTTGTGCATCTGGGCCATCTTCTGTCCCTCTGAGATAAGGAAGGAGCTCTCCTGCACTCCTCTAATGCCAGCTCCAGCTGCACCTGTGCCCCCACTCTCCTTGCCTCACCTTCTGATCCCTAACATAGGAGTTTGCACAGGTCTTGGTTCCCCACTTTTCCTTCTGATTCTGGTGAGCTCCGCGCCTGACCACCAAGAGCAGAGAGATGCCATTCGAGCCTCCTGGGGGGCTCTGCAGGAGATCCAGGGCTACTTGGTCCGGACACTCTTCATGCTGGGGGAACCCAGTaacagtcctttggaaaacattaaAGAAGTATTGAAACAGGAAGCACAGGTTAAGGGGGATATTGTGCAAGCTGCTTTCATGGACTCCTATCGAAACCTTACTCTAAAAACTCTAAGTGGGCTGGCATGGGCAGCCCAGTACTGCCCTGATGTCCATTACGTCCTCAAGACTGACGATGATGTCTACATCAATGTCCCAGGGCTTGTGGCTGAGCTTAAGCAACGAGGAAACGACCTGAAAAAGGACTGGCAACAGAGATATCTCGACAGAGATGGAACTGCTGCCCGTAGCCCGAATCTTCCTGTACCCTACCTGTACCTAGGCCATATTCATCGGAGAGTCTACCCTTCCCGGTCGGAGTACAGCCGGCACTGGGTATCAGAGGTGCAGTGGCCTTCTGCCCGGGGTCCCTTCCCACCCTATGGCTCAGGCACTGGCTATGTGTTATCAGCCCCAGTCCTGCGGCTGATTCTGAGGGCAGCTGGGGGTGTGCCTCTGATACCAGTAGAGGATGTCTTTATCGGGGTGATTGCCAAGAGGGTGGGGGTTATCCCCACCCACAGCATACGGATAGCAGGTGCCTCCCGCTACCCCATCGACCGATGCTGCTTTGGGAGGATCTTGCTAACCTCTCACCATATTGAACCCTGGGAGATGAAGGATATCTGGGAGCTTGTGAAGAGTTCCTCAGGGAATAGGCCACTCTGCTCCTGGCTCCAAGAAGCCTTGGGAATGCTAAGATGTTGGGTGATTCACCACTGGCATTTTTGACACCTCATAAGAGCTAAGGTGAGCTTGAGATGTCAAGAGGGGATTAGAAGAGGTTGGGGGTCTCAGCCCCGTCCCACATTCTAGAGCTGGAAATGATCAGGAGAGGGCTCAGATCAGTGAGCTAGTTGGGCCCTGATCAGCTGGGAAGAAAagccttcctccctttcctgagATGGTCGGAGGGGACAGTTGAGACTGTCTCCCAGGGTGTAGTGCCTTTCTGCAGGGGCAGGAGGTGATAGCTATTCTTCTGTGAATTAGTAAAGCctccttgttttcttcatctgcgTGTATTGTATTATGAGACTACAGTAAGAAAACTAATGTGACCTGAGGTTGCATTAAGTGATGTCTAAGACTAGGAGATAATAGTCCAGCTATAAACTGGTCTGCCCAGACCACATCTGAAACATTCTAGAAACCACCCAATCAGCTGGAAAGAGCAGGCCTGTTACTGTCCTATGGGAAGATGAAGCTAGTAAGAGCTCCCTACACTGTTAGAAAATCAGATGAAGGAAACTGCCACGTTTTGCCTGGGGAACACATTGAATAGTTTTCTTTGGACCAGAAAACAGAACCAGGAACAAGGGATGTAAGTTTGGAGGCAGCATGCATAATGGTTAACCAATACATGTGCCTTATTTTTCTATGAAATTCAATGTTTGTTTACTGCCTTCTTGACCTTGGGTAAAGAATAgccagtattatttttttttataaacgctaaacttccatcttagacttgatactgtgtattgaattgaaaaatggtaagggttagtaggcaatggaggttaagtgaattgcccagggttacacagctggtgcctgaggccacatttaaacccaagGCCTGGTCTtaagggctggctctcaatccagtgagtcacctagctgccctctagcATTTATTCATGTAACACTTCTATGTCACTCAGTCCTCACAACACTGTGACTAGCATTATCCTCATCTGCAAGCTTATGAGTTATTCAAGGTCATACACAGCCAAGTGTCTGGGGTAGGATTTTAACTCAAGTGCAGCACCCAAATTCTCTGTGCCAGCTGGTGGCCTAACCAAATCACTAACTCTGTGGGCCTTGGTTTCACCATCTTTAAAATAGAAAGGGTTTAATCAGAtgtcttctgaggtcccttctagctccagtgATAATGGCAATCAGGCATCTGATTCTGAAGAATTCACTCCTCCCAACTCTGGCTTCCTGCTTCCCTCAGAACTACCCTGAATATCATATAGTAAAACCAATCATTAGGTTTATGAGAGTGCTTCTACTACTTTTCTCTCCAGGCCCCCATTGGGGTTCATaaactccctccaccaacacCAACGAAAGGCTGACCACTGGGCTTTAGGACCATGTCCTTCAGATCACTAGGCACTGTTAGCAGTATCCACAGCAAATCCAGGAGTATATGGGTCTCAGATTGACTAGGAAGTGGACAGGAGTGGGCCATGAGGCTTCtggttgtaaaccttaaaatttcttagacttataaatgttggaaatttcaccattgggaaatttcatacttgaaaaatttcctattgatagtgggtcttggctattggaatgtgaaccccattggcatgggaggttcctcctcctcccttcttaagattactttaggacagaaaccttttgctgaacaatggaaaggactctgacctatgcttaagcatagaacaggaagttctttgagtcatgattgattttagagttgatacaatagagatacttggaatgacagaatcaggtcttggaaaatacaatttccaccctactcagtcctaacaggatttaggaagggctgcagcatagatcaagatttaattatttgagaatatgaccttcaacagacatgtgcaaagccacagacctctgggcagtcctgggttaagctagagccaccattggcacagggaaaatgatggacagtgattggtagatgtgagaactgaggggagggaacttggatggttcccttaaagatagagggggtctgaggactgaagtgtggttggagagttttggctctgagtggttggagaggtgctctgaaggaagctggaggtggaggcccctgagactgtttctccattttggtcacgtgagtaatagggactgatctcctttctttgccccagctatctaagggcttgggccttttggcccagcctaaacagagggggtatttaagccctattcccttctctcccctttctctctctctctctctcattcctttcttcctcctgtttgtaattaaactctataaaagactgacggctgacttgagttttcatttaggaattacatagctgaattccttggcgaccttaaattaatatatatcagtcttttaaagtgatttccttgtcacatggtTCACAACTGACCCTAGGAATCCTTTGAAGAAACCTCAGACTACCTCAAGTCCCACTACCAAATTCCTAACAAGATTATCTAGCCTTTGCTTAGAAGATATCTTCAGGGAGAACTCATCCAAATTACTCTAAGCTCTGAGAATTTGAGTTTTTTTCCTATAGGGTTATAAATCCTGAGTCTGCCTCTATTAACATGATGGACCAGTTTACTGTTTTTCAGGCTTTGGAGTTCAAACGGCAATGGTGCTGGGAGTGACTATAAACATGGTAGGACTGTAGAACAATGAAAATGATCATTAACACTTATCTAGGGCTTCATATTTTACTAAGAACCATTTGGCTAGTCTGTCATGTAGTAGGTGGGtagatttaaaaattaacattaaggTAAAATAAAACAAGTCAAGATGTTTAACTGGGAGCTGCCTTGAGAAAGTTGCCCAAGCACAGGCTGA
It includes:
- the B3GALT4 gene encoding beta-1,3-galactosyltransferase 4, with product MHPTMSFCLHPRCILLAAVTFLCIWAIFCPSEIRKELSCTPLMPAPAAPVPPLSLPHLLIPNIGVCTGLGSPLFLLILVSSAPDHQEQRDAIRASWGALQEIQGYLVRTLFMLGEPSNSPLENIKEVLKQEAQVKGDIVQAAFMDSYRNLTLKTLSGLAWAAQYCPDVHYVLKTDDDVYINVPGLVAELKQRGNDLKKDWQQRYLDRDGTAARSPNLPVPYLYLGHIHRRVYPSRSEYSRHWVSEVQWPSARGPFPPYGSGTGYVLSAPVLRLILRAAGGVPLIPVEDVFIGVIAKRVGVIPTHSIRIAGASRYPIDRCCFGRILLTSHHIEPWEMKDIWELVKSSSGNRPLCSWLQEALGMLRCWVIHHWHF